The Microterricola viridarii genome segment GTGCCAGCGCGCCCCCGTCGCAGCCATCGCCGCCTCATCTCTCGTCGTTCTCTGCTTCATTGCACCGTGGGCGTTGCCATCCCGGACGCGCTCTGCACTCACAGGAATGCCTTTCCCTCACCGCGGTAGCTGGGCATCATGCCCAGCACCCGATCCCCATCGATCAGTGCGAACTCGTTGACGTGCTCGGCGAGCTCGCCGGATTTCGTGTGCCGCAGCCACACCCGGTCGCCCGGTCGCAGCCGGCCGGCGGCCTCCCCCGTCAGCGGGCTCTGTACCTCGCCGGCCATCTCGCGCGCCACGAAGCTGAGGCCCTCCGGCCACGCCAGCTGGGGCAGCCGATCCACGTCGGGCGGGCCGGATGCCACCCAGCCGCCGCCGAGCATTGTGGCGGTGTCGGCCGTCGCCTTGCGCACGATGGGCAGCGCGAAGGCTGCAGCCGGGGCGGGGGCGAAGTGCTCGTAGTTGTCGAAGAGGTGGCCGCCGAAGATGCCGCTGCCGGCGGCGATCTCCGTCACCGAGGCGTCACTCGAGGTGCTCTCCAGTGAGCCGGTGCCGCCGCCGTTGACGAACTCCAGCGGCGTGAGGGCGCGCACGGCGGCCACGGCGGCACCGCGGCGCTCGTGCAGCTCGGCGATCGACTGCTTCTGCATCCAGCGGTTGATGGCCCCGTCGACGGGTTTGCCGATCGGCCGGTTGCCGACGCCGGCGATCTGCGCCTCATACGCCATCATGCCGACCAGGTCGAAGCCGGCCCTGTCCACGATGTAGCCGGCCAGAGCCCGGGCCTCGTCGACGCCGTGCACCGGGGAGCGCCACACGCCGAGGTGGCCGAGAACGGGCGCGTTCCACGAGGCGTCGAGTTCCAGGCACACCCGGATGCTCTCCCGCTGCCCCGGTTTCAGCACCGCGTCGATGACGTCGAGCTGGTCCGGCGCGTCCACCATCAGGGTGATCCGGGCGGCCAGTTCCGGCGTGGTGGCCAGTCGGCGGATGCTGGCCCGGTCGACGCTCGGGTAGCCGACGACGACGTCGTCCACGGTCTCGGCCAGCCAGAGTGCCTCGGCCAGCGTGTAGGCCAGCACACCGTGGTAGCCGGGCAGGGCGAGCAGCTGCTCAATGACGCCGCGCACCCGGAGGGACTTGCTGGCGACGCGGATCGGCATGCCGGCGGCCCGGCGCACCATGTCGCTGGCATTGTGCCGGAGAGCGTCCAGCTGCAGAACCGCGAACGGCGGGTCGAGCTCGGCGGTGGCGGCGTCCAGGCGGCGCCAGTAGTCGGCGCCCCGGAAGCGGGCAGGCAACGTTGACGTCGCCATGCCGACATCCGGCAGCTCGAACCCCGAGCGCAAGCCCAGTTCGATACTCATCAGCGCACCCCCTTCACCCGCGAGACGGCGAGGGCGCCGGCAAAGGCGAACACGGCCGACATCAGGAACAAGCCCTCGAAGCTGCCGAGCACCGCCACGGTTGCGGCGCCGAGCATGGGCGCGATGGCCTGTGGCACCGTCGTGGCGATGTTCATGATGCCCAGGTCTTTGCCGCGGGTGGCCGGGTCCGGCAGCACCTGGGTGGCCAGGGCCTGGTCGACAGAGAGGAAGCAGCCGTAGCCGAGGCCGAGCAGTCCGGCCGCAACCATGGCGACGGGCAGGCTGGGGAAGAACGCCAGCATCAGGGCGGCCACGGCCTGAGCCGAGGACGACATGAACACGAAGGCTTTGCGCCGGCCGAGGCGGTCGGAGAGCCGGCCGAGCACGAGCGAGGCGAGCACGACGAAGACCATGTAGATCAGCGTGAGCAGGATTAGGTTGTCTTCGGCGTTCGCGTCCTTCAGCTGGAACATCAGGAAGTACAGCAGCAGGCTGGTGCCGAAGGCGTTGCCGAAGTTGACCAGGATGCGGCTGAGCAGCGTCCAGCCGAAGTCGGGGTAGCGACGCGGGCTGATCCACAGGCTGGCCAGGATGCCGCGGGTGCTCAGTCGTTCGCGCTGCGCGGGCAGCAGCACCGCGTCCGGCCGGAGCAGGAACGGGATCATCAGCAGCACCAGCAGCAGGGCCATCGAGAGGTAGCCGAGCAGCTGGCCGGTGAAGACGGTGAGCACCAGCACGAGTCCGAGGATGGTGCCGACGGCCTGCGGGGCCGACATCCAGCCGGAGACGTAGCCGCGCTGGTTCACCGGCACCTGGTCGGAGATGGTCGCGGTGAGTGCGGCGGTGAGCACGCAGAATCCGGTGCTGGCGAGGATCCAGCAGATCGCGATGCCCACCAGCTGGGTCTGGAAGCCGAGTGCGGCCAGGGCGGAGGCGAAGAGCAGCGTGCCGGCGGCGATCCAGGGCCGGCGGCGGCCGAAGCGGGAGGTGGTGCGGTCGCTGAGCGCCCCGGTGAGCGGGAAGGCCAGCATCGCGATGAGGCCGGCGATGCCGGAGATCACGCCGAATGCCACGACGCTGTCCGTCCAGTGCTCCGGCTTCAGCTGGGCGTCGATCTGCACCGGCAGCAGCAGCTGCACGGGCGTCAGCTGGGCCATCCAGATGCCCAGCCAGGCACTGCCGAAGGCCGCGATCCAGCGGCCGGGCACGCGCTGGGTCGGCTCGGCGAAGACGCCGGGCAGTGCCGGGCTGGCGTTGTGTGCCGTGGTCGTCGGCTCGCCGCTCATGCGTGCCTGCCCAATCCTGCGAGCGCGTCCGCCGCAAAGTCCATGATGGATGCCGCTGCCGCATCGTCGCGGTCAACCAGCCACGAGACGGTCAGCCCGTCGGTCAACGTCACGAGCATGCGGGCCACCTCGTCGACGGGGCGGCTCCAGCTTGCCCCGGTGTGCTCGGCGGCCGCGGTCAGCGCGGCTGCGGCGAGCGTGTAGTAGTGGTCGTACTGCAGCCTGGCGAGGTGCTCCATCCCCTCGGTGCGGAGCGCCTGCTGGGTGAGTTCGAGCATGGCCTGCTCGCGCAGCGGGTCGGCGCGCAGCAGGTCGGCGTAGCGCTGCAGGCCGGCACGGATGATGTCGCGCAGAGACGCATCGCCGTACGGCCCGGGCAGCACGGCGGCCTCCTCGTGGGTCACGACGAAGGCGATCAGCTCGTGCATCAGCTCGTCGCGCGAGGTGAATGCGTAGTGGAAGCTGGCCAGCGACATGCCGGCCTCCGCGACGATGGCCCGGGTCGTGGCCGCGGCGACGCCCTGGGTGGCGACCACCCGCAGGGCGGCCTGCACGAGTGCGGCACGGCGTTCCGCCGCGGAGATGCGTGGCATCTGGCCTCCTTACACAACGCTGAGCAAGTTCGTTCACGCCGCACGCGGGGCGGCAATTCAAGAGTGGGACATTCGACCCACTTGTTGAACTGAATCAGTATGCACCATCACCGCCCAATCCGCGCCATGTTCAGAGGACTCCCATCGTGGCGGTATCGTTCGACCATGCGCCTTGGAGTTCTCGACGTCGGGTCGAACACCGTCCACTTGTTGATCGTCGATGCCCATCCGGGCGCCGCGCCCGTTCCGATGGCCTCGCACAAGTCGGTGCTGCGCCTGATGCGCTATCTGCTTCCCGACGGCTCGATCAGCGAGGAGGGCGTCGCCGCCCTCCTCGAATCGGTGCGTTCGGCAACCGTGGTCGCCCGCCAGAACAACATCGACGAGCTGCTGCCGATGGCGACGTCCGCGCTCCGCGAGGCCACCAACGGCCAACAGGTGCTCGACCTGATCGCCGAAGAGACCGGGGTCGACCTGCACGTGCTCTCCGGCGATGACGAGGCACGGCTGACGTTCTTCGCGGTGCGCCGCTGGTATGGCTGGTCGGCCGCAGACACCCTGCTCTTCGACATCGGCGGCGGCTCACTGGAGATCGCTGCCGGGGCCGACGAGTTCCCGGCCGTGTCGATGTCGCTGCCGCTCGGCGCCGGCCGCAGCACGATCGCCTTCCTGCATGACGACCCGCCGACATCCGCCCAGATGAACGCGCTGCGCGAGCATGCCCGTGCGGTGCTCGAGGAGGCGCTTCCCTCCTTCGCCGACCTGCCGACGCCCGCCCACGTCGTTGGCTCGTCCAAGACGATTCGCTCGTTGGCCCGGCTGGCTGGCTCCGTGGTGGACGGCGTCGGCGCGCTGGACCGCTCGCTGCTGCGCCGGTCGCAGCTGGAGGACTGGATTCCGCGGCTGGCACGGATCCCGGCGGATGCCCGCCCGGCGCTGCCCGGCATCACCGCCGACCGCACCTTCCAGATCGTCGCGGGCGGCATCGTGCTCGCCGAGGCGATGGCCGTGTTCAAAGTGAAGGAGCTGGAAGTCTCGCCCTGGGCGCTGCGCGAGGGCGTACTGCTGCGCTACCTGGACCGGCTGGGCTAACCCGGCAGAGCGCCCGGCGGAACGGCGGAAACCGGCGCGCGCGGCGATCGCCGGCGCATGATCACACGTACCCCCACTGGGACTCGAACCCAGACTGTGACGATTTTAAGTCGCTTGCCTCTGCCATTGGGCTATGGGGGCGGGCTTTTCGAGTCTAGCCGCGAACAGAACGGCCCCGAGGCAATGCCTCGGGGCCGTTCGTCACGTGGGTCGTGCGTGCGTTACTTCTTGGCGGCGACGGCCTCAGCCGTGTCGACGACCTCGGCAGCGACCTTCTTGGGTGCACGTGCCTTGGCCGGAGCCTTCGCAGCGGCAGGAGCCTTCGCAGCAGCGGGAGCCTTCACTGCAGCTTTCGCGGCCGGAGCCTTGGCAGCAGCAACCTTGGCCGCGGGCTTCTCAGCCACGGCCTTGGCCGGGGCCTTAGCGGCGGCGACCGGTGCAGCCTCGACGGCGGGCTTCGGGCGGGAGGCGAACTCCTCGAACGCGGCACGCGGGGTGGCGACCGCGGCGAGCGAGACGATGTCGCGGCCGAGGAAGAAGTTGTTGATCCAACCCCAGATCACACGAATCTTGCGCTCCCAGCTGGGCATGGCCAGCCCGTGGTAGCCGCGGTGCGCGAACCAGGCCGGGAGGCCCTTGATCGCGATCTTGCCGGACTGGAACACACCGTAGCCGATGCCGAGGCCGGCAACAGCGCCCATGTTCTTGTGCACGTACTGCTTGGGGCCTTCGCCGCGGAGGACGGCGACGATGTTCTTCGCGAGCAGCTTGCCCTGGCGCACGGCGTGCTGGGCGTTCGGCACGCAGTAGCCGCCGACGCCGCCACCGGAGAGGTCGGGTACGGCGGTGATGTCACCGGCGGCCCATGCACCCTCGACGATGTCGTCCTCGGTACCGATGCGCAGGTCGGCGCGCACCTGGAGACGGCCGCGCTCCTCGACGGGGAAGTCGGAGCCGCGCACGACGGCGGGGTTCGCCATCACGCCGGCGGTCCAGACGATCAGGTCGCTCTCGAAACTCTCGCCGGTCGACAGCTCGACGACGCCGCCGACAGCCGACTTCAGCTGCGTGTCCAGGTGCACCTCTGCCCCGCGCTGGGCGAGGTTCTTGAGCACCCAGTGGCTGGTCTCGAGCGAGACCTCCGGCATGATGCGACCCATGGCCTCGATGAGGTGGAAGTGAGTGTCATCGAAGCTCAGCTGCGGGTACGAGGTGAGCAGCGAGCTGGCGAAGGAGCGCAGCTCGGCGAAGACCTCGATGCCGGCGAAGCCGCCACCGATAACGGTGAAGGTGAGCAGGCGGTCGCGCTCGGGGCCGGCCGGCATCGCAGCAGCCTTGTCGAAGTTGGTGAGCACGCGGTCACGGATCGCGACGGCCTCTTCGATCGTCTTGAGGCCGATGGCCTCGTCGGCGACGCCCGGGATCGGGAACGTGCGAGACACGGCCCCGGCAGTCACGACGATGATGTCGTAGTCGAAGGTGTAGGGCTCCCCGACCGACGGCGTGATCGTCGCCTGCTTGGCGGCGTGGTTGATTCCGGTGACCTTGGCGGTCACAACGGTGGTCTTCTTGAGGTGGCGGCGCAGCGCGACGACGGAGTGGCGCGGCTCGATGGAGCCTGCAGCGACCTCGGGGAGGAATGGCTGGTACGTCATGTACGGCAGCGGGTCTACGACGGTAACGTCGGCTTCACCCTTGCGCAGCCACTTCTCGAGCTTCCAGGCAGTGTAAAAGCCGGCGTAACCTCCGCCGACAATGAGGATTTTGGGCACGTTTAGAGATCTCCTACATGATCATTGGTGTGCGAAAACCGCTTACCTGCGCAGTATTCGTCTGAAATGCCGTGTGGCCCCTATGCCCAGCAGCAGAACAAGGATAGCAAATCCTGCGAGCACAAGAATCGGAACGACGACGGTGGCCATCGTGAAGCTGTTCGGGATGACGGATGCGAGCGAGTCGCGTTCCGGCGCCGGAGGGTCTGCCTTCACCACAATGGCCTCGTCGGCATCCGTTGGTTCCTCGCTCGGCGCCACCGCCGCGCGCCGGTGCAGGTGGATCCATTCCTTGAGCTGGGTGGCCGGGTCGGTGCTGGCCGGGGCGACCTCGTCATCGATCGCGGCGGCCGCGTCGATGAGCCCATTGCCGTAAATCTGCACGGGGCCGCTGGGCACGGCGGTGGAGACCACCCGGTTGATGACCTCGGCCGCGTTCAGGTCGGGGTAGGCGGAACGCACCAGCGCGACCAGACCGGACACGATCGGGGCGGCGCCGCTGGTGCCGTCCCATTTGGCGTAGCCGCCGCCCGGCACGACACCGACGAGATCCTCGCTGGGTGCAGCGACCGAGATGGTGATGCCCTGCGAGGAGGCGTCGAAGCTGGCCTCCCCATTGCGGTCGACGCCGGCCACGGTGAGCACGCCGGGGATCGTCGCCGGGGCGCCGACCGCTGTCGTCCCCGCGCCGCGGTTGCCGGCGGCCGCCACCACGACCACGTCGTGCTCGAACGCGTAGAGGAAGGCGTCGTCCCAGCTCTGCGGCCAGTCCAGCGTGTTGCGGGTGAGCGACATGTTGATCACGTCGGCACCGTTGTCGACCGCCCACCGCACGGCGGCGGCGATCTGTTCGTCGTTGCTGATGGACGAGCCCGTGTTCGTGCCGAATGCCACGGAGGCCGCAAGCAACTCGGCTTCCGGGGCGACGCCGGTCACGCCGCTGCCCGGTACGGGGCCGCGGCCGCGCCCGGCCAGCAGTGAGGCCACCATGGTGCCGTGCTGGCTGTTGTCGCCGATGGGCTTCTGCCCGTTCTGGGCACCGATGCCGGAGGCATCCATGCCGCCGACGATGGCGCCCTTGAGCTCGGCGACGGATCCGTCGATGCCGGTGTCGATGACGGCGACGGTGACGCCGGCGCCCTTCGTGGTCAACCAGGCGTCGTTGAAGCCGTAGTCGGCGAGCCAGTACTGCATGTCGCGGATCTGGTCGGCACGGGCCGGCGGGGCGTCAACAACGGTGCTGCCCAGCGTGACGGCAGCAACGATCGCCACCGCCGCAGCCGTTCCCCAGCGCCCCCAACGCCGCATCAGCGAGTTGCCGCCGCTCGCCCTATCGTCATTCGAGCGCCGGTCATTCATCGATCCCCGGGTAGGCCACGCATTCGCACACGGTGGGCGACCAGCTGGAGCGGGCCAGGGCGAGGTCGCCAATCGGGTTCACGCCGGGGCCGGCCGCGAGGGCGTGGCCAGCGAGGGCGTGCAGGCACTTCACCCGCACCGGCATGCCGCCGGCCGAGAAGTTCTCCAGCTCAGGCACGACGAGGATGCTGTCCCGGTCGGAGAGATAGGCCTCGTGGGCGCTCGCGTAGGCGGCGCGCAGCTCCTCGTCCTCGGCGAGCAGATCGTTGAACTCGTTCATCACCTGGGTGGCCTCGAGGAACGACATCGCCGCCGTGGCCGCCGGGTGGGACAGGTAGTAGAGAGTGGGGAACGGGGTCCCGTCGGCCAACCGCGGAGCGGTGGAGACCACGGTCGGGGCCCCACAGACGCAACGCGCGGCGATGCCGATCACGTTGCGGGCGGGACGGCCGAGCTGCGCCGAAACGATGGCGATGTCCCGCTCAGAAGCCGGGTCGAATGGGGGTGTCGTCATGGTGCTGGTGCGCTTTCTGCCAAGCCCGCCGTCATCACGGAGGCGAACATTGACTGTAACCAATCAAGCTGGGTGTTCTGGATTTCGGTGCTGATGGGAGCCCGTTCGCTCTCCTCGACCGGCGCCGGGAGGTCGTTGATCACGAGGAAGCTCACCTCGCCGGGCATCACGTAGTAGAGCCGGTCGCGGGCCTGCGTGATCACGTAGGTCTTGTCGTTCCAGCGCTCGCGTTCCGCCCGCAGGGATTCAACCTGCTGCAGCTGTGTCTCGACTCTCGCGCTGAGCGCGGCGATCTCCTGGCGTTGCTCGACGAGCACGCGCAGACCGGGGGCGAGCACGACGACGGCGAGCACGAGCATCACCATCATGATCAACGAGAAGCCGGAAAAACGAATGCCGCGCAGCCAGCCCCCGGTCGCGGACTCCCCGTGGCTGAGTGCCACAGGGACCTTGCGAGTCTGCGTCTTCGACGAGGTGTCAGGCATGTCCCTGAACCTCCATTCGAAACGCCCCCATTCGAGATGGGCCGAGTGCTGACTGCGCGGCAGAAACCGCGAGGATCCTTACGCGGTGAAGCGCGGGAACGCGCTGCGGCCGGCGTAAACGGCGGCCTCACCGAGCTCTTCTTCGATCCTCAACAGCTGATTGTACTTAGCGACGCGCTCGCTGCGGGCAGGCGCACCGGTCTTGATCTGACCGCAGTCGGTGGCGACGGCGAGGTCGGCGATCGTGGTGTCCTCGGTCTCACCGGAGCGGTGCGAGAGGATCGCGGTGTAGCCGGCGCGCTGCGCCATGGCGACGGCATCCAGCGTCTCGGTCAGGGTGCCGATCTGGTTGACCTTGACCAGGATCGAGTTGGCGGTGCGCAGCTCGAGGCCCTTGGCCAGGCGCTTCGGGTTGGTGACGAACAGGTCGTCGCCGACGATCTGCACCTTGTCGCCGAGCTGGGCGGTGAGGTGGGTGTAGCCGTCCCAGTCTTCCTCCTCCAGCGGGTCCTCGATGGAGACCAGCGGGTACGCCTCGACGAGCTCGGCGTAGTAGGCGACGAGCTCCTCTGCCGAGAGCTGCTTGCCCTCGAAGTGGTAGCTGCCGTCCTTGTAGAACTCGGTGGCGGCGCAGTCCAGGGCCAGCGCGATGTCCTTGCCGGGCACGTAGCCGGCGATCTGGATGGCTTCGACGATGAGGTCGAGGGCCGCGCGGTTGCTGGGCAGGTTGGGGGCGAAGCCGCCCTCGTCGCCGAGGCCGGTGGCCAGGCCCTTCGACTTCAGCAGGCCCTTGAGGGCGTGGTAGGTCTCGACGCCCCAGCGCAGTGCCTCGCTGAAGGTCTCGGCACCCAGGGGAACGATCATGAACTCCTGGATGTCGACGTCGTTGTCGGCGTGCGAGCCACCGTTGATGATGTTCATCAGCGGCACCGGCAGGGTGTGCGCGTTCGGGCCACCGAGGTAGCGGAACAGCGGCAGGTCGAGCGAGTCGGCCGACGCCTTGGCTACGGCCAGGCTGACGCCGAGCATCGCGTTGGCGCCCAGACGGCTCTTGTTCTCGGTGCCGTCGAGCTCGATCAGCGTGGCGTCGAGCACGCGCTGCTCGGTCGACTCGATGCCGTCGATCTCGTCGCCGATCTCGTCCAGAACGGCGTCGACGGCCTTGAGCACGCCCTTTCCGCCGTAGCGGGCCGCGTCACCGTCGCGCAGCTCGTATGCCTCGAACGCACCGGTCGATGCGCCGGAGGGAACTCCGGCACGTGCAACGGTGCCATCCTCCAGCAGGACCTCGACCTCAATGGTCGGGTTTCCACGGGAGTCCAAAATTTCGCGAGCGCCAACAGCCTCGATCAGAGCCACAACTATCTCCTTGAGTAAGGGGGTATGGGATGTGGAAAACGCCGTCGTGATCCGAAGCCCAGTCTACTCACGCAGCGGCCGGGCCACCGGATCGGTTACCCGTCGGTGGCCACGGCCGGGCGTGGTGACCGGGGCCGCTCAGCCGCCGAGGGGCTTGAACTCGAGGGCGCCGGCATCGGTCACATCGTTGCCGAGCAGCGCGAAACCGGTGAAGCCGTCGGCCTCAGCGCGCTCCAGCAGCGCCTTGAAGTTCTTGGCGCGCTTCTCGAGCCGAACCCGGGTGCCGGATGCCACCAGCTGGCGCTTGATGGCCATCAGCTGTGCGGCGTCGGCGTCCTTCTCGTGCACGAGCACGACCGCGTTGGCCTTGCTCGCGGCATCCGCAGGCAGCAGGTCCACGATGCGCTCGAAGCCGATCGAGAACCCGCAGGCGGGTACCTCGCTGCCGAGGAATCGGCCGATCATGCCGTCGTAGCGGCCGCCGCCGCCCAGCGAGTAGCCGAGATCGGGGTGGGCGATCTCGAAGATCGTGCCGGTGTAGTAGCCCATGCCGCGCACCAGGGTCGGGTCGAAGACGAGCTCAACGCCGGGCAGGGCGGCGCGCAGTGCGAGCAGTTCGCCGTAGGCCTCGCGGTCGAGCCAGGCGGGCACCTCGCCCTCCAGCAGCTCCCAGCCGGCGTTGGCGATGTCGTCGAGGGTGGCCGCGATGCCGTTCGCCTCGATGCCGAGCCCGGCCAGTTCGTCGGCCACTCCCCCGGTGCCGATCTTGTCGAGCTTGTCGATGGTGATCAGCGCCCGTTCGTAGAGCCCGTCGGCGACGCCCCAGTGCGCGAGGAGCGCCTGCAGGATGCGGCGGTCGTTGATCCGGATGCTGCAGCCGGTCAGACCGAGCGCGTCGAGGGTTCCGGCAGTGGCACCGATCAGCTCGATCTCGGCCAGCTGGCCGGCCTCACCGATGATGTCGATGTCGCACTGTACGAACTGGCGGAAGCGGCCCTTCTGTGGGCGCTCCGCACGCCAGACCGGCGCGATCTGAATCGAGCGGAAGACGCCGGGCAGTGCGGCGCGGTGGGTCGCGTAGAAGCGGGCCAGCGGCACCGTCAGGTCGAAGCGCAGGCCGAGGTCGGCCAGGGCGAGCGTGTCGCCGGACTCGGCGGCTGCGGCCAGGTCTTCGGCGCCGAGGCCGCGCTTCATGACGGCGAAGGCGAGCTTCTCGTTGTCGCCGCCGAGGCCGGAGTGCAGCCGGGCGGAGTCCTCCATGACCGGCGTCTCGATCTCGTCGAAGCCGTGTGCGGCGTAGCTGGCGCGGATGATTCCGAGCGCGTGCTCGCGGCGGGCCTTGTCGGCGGGAAGGAAGTCGCGCATGCCGCGGGGCGGGGTCACAGGTTGAGCCATGCCTCCTATTCTTCCAGCACCGCGGGGGTGCTCTGATCGCACCCGCGCCGCGCGCCGGCCCAGCGGATGCCGAGCAGATTCTTGGCGGATGCCGGGGCTCGCCCCTCTGGCCGGAGGCGCGCCCCGGGTGTACCGTTCGTTCACCGTCGCGTCCGCCCCGCTGCCCGGGAGGCACCATGCGCATCACCCGCCAGGCCAACCCGCTTGCCGCGCCGCCGCCCGCGCCGGTCGGGGCCGAGGCCGCCGACTTCCTCGCGCCGCGCGGCCCCGCGCCAGAGGCGACGGCCGGATCCACCCGCTTCACCCCCGCCGCTGTCGGCGCGGATGTCGCCCTGGTCGTGGTGCACGGGATGGGCAGTGCCACACCCGGCAGCACCCTGCTGGAGTGGGCGGAACCGTTGCTCGGCCGCATCGACTGGCTCGCCAAGTACGCCGGGCAGCCACCGGCCGGCCATCAGGACCGACCCCGGGCCACGGACCGCTGGGAACCCGGCGTGACGGTGTTGGACGCGACGATGACCGCGGCGAGCACCCCTCGGCTCATCGTCGACGCAACCTGGCGGAGCGGCGGCGACCTCAACAATGTCGACGACCCGGCCGCCGTCCGACACCGGCGGCGCATCGCCATCGTCGAGGCCCGCTGGTCGGAGTCCTTCGTTCCGATGACGCGCGGCCAGGTGTTCAGCTGGGGCGGCCGGTTCCTCTGGCGTGTGCTCCTGCGCATGCTGCTGCAGTTCAGCCGCACCCTGGTACGGGTGCCATCCTTCGGCGCCGCCCCGGAGAGCACGGCCGCCCTGCAGAGCGTGGGTAGCGCCCACAGCAGCGGCAGCACGGGCAGCGCCAGCACCGGCGGCCACCCTGGCGGCCGCAGCGCCCCGACGGGCTCCCGCAGCCTCGTCCGACGCGGGTTCTCGGCCCTGCTTGCCGTCTTCGGGGCGCTGCTCACAGCGGCCGTCACGGTCTTTCTGGTTCTGGTGGGCGCGCTCCTGACCGTGCTGCTGCCGCTGCTCAGTCCGCTCCTGCTCATCCCCTTCGTCAAGAAGCATGTGCAGAACATCGTCGACACCCTGGTCGCCTTCGTCGGCGATGTCGGCACCTGGCGGGAGCGCCCGGTGCGTGCCGCGGCGATGCGGGCCACGGTCCGCGACCGCATCACCGAGGCGGCCGGCATGCTGGCCGCGGGCGGAGAGATCATGGTGCTGGCGCACTCGGAGGGTGCCGCGATCTCGGCAGAGACACTGTTCGACGATATGGAGCCGTTGGAATTCGACGTCGCCCAGCTGCACACCGTCGGCGCGGCGATCACCCTGCTCGGCCTGCCCAGCACGGGCTTCGGTCTGGCACGGGAGGGCAAGGCGGTCGGCGACTGGTTGGAGAACGGCTGGCGGCCGAACGGGAAGGCCGTCGCCTGGCACAACTACTGGGCGATCTGGGACCCCTTCGCGGCGGGCCCGCTCGGCGACCTCGCCGCGAGCAGGGCGCTCCGCTGGAAGGGCTCCTATGTGCTCGGGGCGGGCGACGGCGTGATCGGGCCGACCGAGCATGCCGTGCACAACACGAGCATGCCCCTCACCGACCACCAGAGCTACTCGGCGAACGTCGCCGAGGTGATCGACCCCGTTGCGCGGGCGCTACTCGGCGACGAGCTGCCCCTCGAAGAGGCGGATGTCGCCCACCGCAGTGTGCAGCAGAGCGTGCTGATCCGGCGCGGCAGGGGGCTGAACCTCTGCCTCTCACT includes the following:
- the eno gene encoding phosphopyruvate hydratase; this encodes MALIEAVGAREILDSRGNPTIEVEVLLEDGTVARAGVPSGASTGAFEAYELRDGDAARYGGKGVLKAVDAVLDEIGDEIDGIESTEQRVLDATLIELDGTENKSRLGANAMLGVSLAVAKASADSLDLPLFRYLGGPNAHTLPVPLMNIINGGSHADNDVDIQEFMIVPLGAETFSEALRWGVETYHALKGLLKSKGLATGLGDEGGFAPNLPSNRAALDLIVEAIQIAGYVPGKDIALALDCAATEFYKDGSYHFEGKQLSAEELVAYYAELVEAYPLVSIEDPLEEEDWDGYTHLTAQLGDKVQIVGDDLFVTNPKRLAKGLELRTANSILVKVNQIGTLTETLDAVAMAQRAGYTAILSHRSGETEDTTIADLAVATDCGQIKTGAPARSERVAKYNQLLRIEEELGEAAVYAGRSAFPRFTA
- the hisS gene encoding histidine--tRNA ligase, producing MAQPVTPPRGMRDFLPADKARREHALGIIRASYAAHGFDEIETPVMEDSARLHSGLGGDNEKLAFAVMKRGLGAEDLAAAAESGDTLALADLGLRFDLTVPLARFYATHRAALPGVFRSIQIAPVWRAERPQKGRFRQFVQCDIDIIGEAGQLAEIELIGATAGTLDALGLTGCSIRINDRRILQALLAHWGVADGLYERALITIDKLDKIGTGGVADELAGLGIEANGIAATLDDIANAGWELLEGEVPAWLDREAYGELLALRAALPGVELVFDPTLVRGMGYYTGTIFEIAHPDLGYSLGGGGRYDGMIGRFLGSEVPACGFSIGFERIVDLLPADAASKANAVVLVHEKDADAAQLMAIKRQLVASGTRVRLEKRAKNFKALLERAEADGFTGFALLGNDVTDAGALEFKPLGG